A genome region from Baekduia alba includes the following:
- a CDS encoding RNA polymerase sigma-70 factor: MTADPFVTHRALLFTVAYEMLGSAADAEDVLQESWLRWADVDQSQVSEPRAYLIRVVTRQALNRLRAVSRRREDYVGEWLPEPLLTSPDVAEDVELAESVSIAMLTVLETLGPTERAVFVLREVFEMPYGEIAEAIGKSTVAVRQIARRAREHVAARRPRVQVDRSEQQAVVERFLLALRTGRLQELMEVMAPDVVLIADGGGLAPSVRHPIHGVERVAQLLARADRAAAPLETTTVWLNGAPAGRIAVGDELTLVSLVVEDGRITRVYVMRNPRKLTRLEAPAELAR, translated from the coding sequence ATGACCGCCGACCCGTTCGTCACCCATCGCGCCCTGCTGTTCACGGTCGCCTACGAGATGCTCGGGTCGGCGGCCGACGCCGAGGACGTGCTGCAGGAGTCCTGGCTGCGCTGGGCCGACGTCGACCAGTCCCAGGTCAGCGAGCCGCGGGCGTACCTCATCCGGGTCGTCACGCGGCAGGCCCTCAACCGCCTGCGCGCGGTGTCGCGACGGCGCGAGGACTACGTCGGCGAGTGGCTGCCCGAGCCGCTGCTGACCAGCCCCGACGTCGCCGAGGACGTCGAGCTCGCCGAGAGCGTGTCGATCGCGATGCTGACCGTGCTGGAGACCCTCGGGCCGACCGAGCGGGCGGTGTTCGTGCTCCGCGAGGTCTTCGAGATGCCCTACGGCGAGATCGCCGAGGCCATCGGGAAGTCGACGGTCGCGGTGCGGCAGATCGCGCGGCGGGCACGCGAGCACGTGGCGGCCCGGCGGCCGCGGGTGCAGGTGGACCGGTCCGAGCAGCAGGCCGTCGTGGAGCGTTTCCTGCTGGCGCTGCGCACCGGACGGCTGCAGGAGCTGATGGAGGTCATGGCGCCGGACGTGGTCCTGATCGCCGACGGCGGCGGGCTCGCGCCCTCCGTGCGCCATCCGATCCACGGCGTCGAGCGGGTCGCGCAGCTGCTCGCGCGCGCGGACCGGGCGGCCGCCCCGCTGGAGACGACGACCGTGTGGCTCAACGGCGCGCCGGCGGGCCGGATCGCGGTCGGCGACGAGCTGACGCTGGTCAGCCTCGTCGTGGAGGACGGACGGATCACCCGCGTCTACGTGATGCGCAACCCGCGGAAGCTGACGCGGCTGGAGGCGCCCGCCGAGCTCGCCCGGTGA
- a CDS encoding carboxymuconolactone decarboxylase family protein, whose product MALRVPKTEIPTTLSDIYIEQFGAVPEPLEVTFHNPKVAESSGEFGGKVAEWDACDESLKSFAHMAVAAQVGCSWCLDLGYFQALNKDLDLAKASQVPRWRESDVFAPLERDVLEYAEAMTNTPPTVTDELSARLLDHLGPAGLVELTVFIGFSNFATRGNAAFGIESQGFSDACEIPLAGRPEVAA is encoded by the coding sequence ATGGCCCTTCGCGTTCCCAAGACCGAGATCCCCACGACGCTCAGCGACATCTACATCGAGCAGTTCGGCGCCGTGCCGGAGCCGCTCGAGGTGACGTTCCACAACCCGAAGGTCGCCGAGTCCTCCGGCGAGTTCGGTGGCAAGGTCGCCGAGTGGGACGCGTGCGACGAGAGCCTCAAGTCGTTCGCGCACATGGCCGTCGCGGCGCAGGTCGGCTGCAGCTGGTGCCTGGACCTCGGCTACTTCCAGGCGCTGAACAAGGACCTGGACCTGGCCAAGGCGAGCCAGGTGCCGCGCTGGCGGGAGTCCGACGTGTTCGCCCCGCTGGAGCGCGACGTGCTGGAGTACGCCGAGGCGATGACGAACACGCCGCCTACCGTCACCGACGAGCTGTCGGCGCGCCTGCTCGACCACCTCGGCCCGGCCGGGCTGGTCGAGCTGACCGTGTTCATCGGGTTCTCGAACTTCGCGACCCGCGGCAACGCGGCGTTCGGCATCGAGTCGCAGGGCTTCTCGGACGCGTGCGAGATCCCGCTGGCCGGGCGCCCGGAGGTCGCGGCCTAG